In one window of Shewanella goraebulensis DNA:
- a CDS encoding DUF4212 domain-containing protein, with the protein MAFENEDKANGYWSENLRLVLKLLAVWAFVSFGCGILLVDVLNEITFMGFKLGFWFAQQGAMYVFVALIFVYVAKANALDKKYDVHED; encoded by the coding sequence ATGGCTTTTGAAAATGAAGACAAGGCAAATGGATATTGGAGCGAAAACTTACGATTAGTTTTAAAACTACTCGCAGTTTGGGCGTTTGTATCTTTTGGGTGCGGCATTTTATTAGTGGACGTACTAAATGAAATTACCTTTATGGGGTTTAAGTTAGGTTTTTGGTTTGCACAACAAGGTGCCATGTATGTGTTTGTTGCACTAATTTTTGTGTATGTAGCGAAAGCGAATGCTTTAGACAAAAAATATGATGTACACGAAGACTAA
- a CDS encoding sodium:solute symporter family protein codes for MDVQTLTYLIVGVTFALYIGIAIWSRAGSTKEFYVAGGGVPPVMNGMATAADWMSAASFISLAGIVSFTGYDGSVYLMGWTGGYVLLALCMAPYLRKFGKFTVPDFIGDRYYSQAARTVAVICAIFICFTYIAGQMRGVGVVFSRFLEVDVETGVYIGMAVVFFYAVLGGMKGITYTQVAQYCVLIFAFMVPAIFISVMMTGHILPQIGFGAEMVDAAGNGTGVYLLDKLDGLSAELGFAQYTEGSKSMIDVFFITGALMFGTAGLPHVIVRFFTVPKVKDARVSAGWALVFIAIMYTTVPALAAFSRVNMIETINGPDSTGVSYESAPEWIKNWEKTGLITWDDKNNDGNIYYTNGDANEMKIDRDIMVLATPEIASLPAWVIALVAAGGLAAALSTSAGLLLVISTSVSHDLLKKNLMPDISDKEELKYARIAAGLGVVMAGYFGINPPGFVAAVVAIAFGLAASSLFPAIIMGIFSKTVNKEGAIAGMLSGLLCTAAYIVYFKFVNPSANVSDNWFLGISPEGFGLVGMFINFGVAFAVTKVTKKIPDDVVAMVESIRFPKGSGEAHDH; via the coding sequence ATGGATGTTCAAACGTTAACTTATCTTATTGTTGGGGTCACTTTTGCCCTATATATCGGTATTGCTATTTGGTCTCGTGCTGGTTCAACTAAAGAATTCTATGTTGCTGGTGGTGGGGTTCCTCCAGTCATGAACGGTATGGCAACTGCAGCAGATTGGATGTCAGCGGCATCATTTATCTCGCTTGCTGGTATCGTATCTTTTACAGGTTATGACGGTTCAGTTTACCTAATGGGTTGGACGGGCGGCTATGTTCTGCTAGCGCTATGTATGGCTCCCTATCTACGTAAGTTTGGTAAATTTACAGTGCCAGACTTCATTGGTGACCGTTATTACTCACAAGCTGCACGTACTGTTGCTGTTATTTGTGCCATTTTCATCTGCTTTACCTATATTGCAGGTCAAATGCGTGGTGTAGGCGTCGTGTTCTCTCGCTTCTTAGAAGTCGATGTAGAAACGGGTGTGTACATTGGTATGGCAGTGGTGTTCTTTTATGCGGTTTTAGGTGGCATGAAAGGGATTACTTATACTCAGGTTGCTCAGTACTGCGTACTTATCTTTGCCTTTATGGTTCCAGCCATTTTCATCTCAGTGATGATGACAGGTCATATTTTACCTCAAATCGGTTTTGGTGCTGAAATGGTCGATGCAGCAGGCAACGGTACGGGGGTGTACTTACTTGATAAGCTCGATGGATTGTCGGCAGAACTCGGATTTGCCCAATATACTGAAGGCTCGAAGAGCATGATTGATGTGTTCTTTATCACTGGTGCATTAATGTTCGGTACGGCTGGTTTACCTCACGTTATTGTTCGCTTCTTCACTGTGCCTAAAGTTAAAGATGCACGTGTTTCAGCGGGTTGGGCATTAGTATTTATTGCGATTATGTACACAACAGTCCCAGCATTAGCAGCGTTCTCTCGTGTAAATATGATCGAAACCATTAATGGCCCAGATTCAACCGGCGTTTCTTATGAATCAGCACCTGAGTGGATTAAGAACTGGGAAAAAACAGGTCTTATTACTTGGGATGATAAGAATAATGATGGCAACATCTACTATACCAATGGCGATGCCAATGAAATGAAGATTGACCGCGATATCATGGTTCTAGCGACTCCTGAGATTGCATCACTACCAGCATGGGTTATTGCATTAGTTGCAGCGGGTGGTTTAGCGGCGGCACTTTCTACTTCAGCAGGTTTACTATTGGTTATTTCAACTTCAGTATCCCATGATTTATTGAAGAAGAATTTAATGCCTGATATTTCTGATAAAGAGGAGCTCAAGTACGCTCGTATTGCAGCAGGTTTAGGTGTTGTGATGGCAGGTTACTTCGGGATTAATCCACCAGGTTTCGTGGCTGCGGTAGTGGCGATTGCATTCGGTCTTGCTGCATCATCACTGTTCCCTGCTATTATTATGGGTATCTTCTCTAAGACTGTGAATAAAGAAGGCGCTATTGCAGGTATGTTGTCTGGCCTACTATGTACAGCGGCTTATATTGTTTACTTTAAGTTCGTTAATCCAAGTGCCAACGTCAGTGACAACTGGTTCTTAGGTATCTCACCTGAAGGCTTTGGTCTGGTGGGTATGTTTATTAACTTTGGTGTCGCATTTGCTGTAACTAAAGTGACTAAGAAAATACCTGATGATGTGGTTGCAATGGTTGAGTCGATTCGTTTCCCTAAAGGTTCAGGTGAAGCGCACGACCACTAG